A single window of Sphingobacterium sp. ML3W DNA harbors:
- the metF gene encoding methylenetetrahydrofolate reductase [NAD(P)H]: MKIVDHISNAKGKTLFSFELLPPAKGQGIQSIFKTMDSLMEFKPPFIDVTYHREDYMYKKHESGLLERVAYRKRPGTVAICAAIMNKYKVDAVPHLICGGFTKEETENALIDLNFLGIDNVLVLRGDARKGDADFIPTEGGHAFATDLLKQVDDMNRGQYLHEDIVNSEKTDFCIGVAGYPEKHFEAPNFNTDFKWLKKKVEMGAEFIVTQMFFNVEKYKEFVNKCRENDIHVPIIPGLKPLTTKKQLITLPKIFHLDIPEVLSEAVSGCKNNADVRQVGEEWLVQQCKELIDFGAPVLHFYTMSNPGPTRSIVEKLF; the protein is encoded by the coding sequence ATGAAAATCGTTGATCATATCAGTAATGCCAAAGGAAAAACTTTATTTTCTTTTGAATTGTTGCCCCCAGCTAAGGGTCAAGGTATCCAAAGTATTTTTAAAACAATGGACTCACTTATGGAATTCAAGCCTCCCTTTATCGATGTGACTTATCATAGAGAGGACTATATGTATAAGAAGCATGAAAGCGGTTTGCTAGAGCGTGTTGCTTATCGGAAACGTCCAGGGACAGTCGCTATCTGTGCAGCTATTATGAACAAGTATAAAGTGGATGCTGTTCCACATCTTATCTGTGGTGGTTTTACGAAAGAAGAGACAGAGAATGCTTTGATTGATTTGAACTTCTTAGGGATTGATAATGTGTTGGTTTTACGTGGAGATGCCAGAAAAGGTGATGCTGACTTTATTCCTACTGAAGGTGGCCATGCATTTGCTACGGACCTCTTAAAGCAGGTAGATGACATGAACAGAGGTCAATATTTACACGAGGATATTGTGAATTCTGAGAAAACAGATTTCTGTATCGGTGTTGCAGGTTATCCAGAGAAACATTTTGAGGCTCCCAATTTTAATACCGACTTCAAATGGTTGAAAAAGAAGGTCGAGATGGGTGCCGAATTTATCGTTACGCAAATGTTTTTCAATGTAGAAAAATATAAAGAATTTGTCAATAAGTGTAGAGAAAATGATATTCATGTACCTATTATACCAGGGTTAAAGCCTTTGACGACAAAAAAGCAGCTGATTACGTTACCGAAAATTTTTCATTTAGATATTCCAGAAGTATTGAGTGAAGCGGTATCAGGGTGTAAAAATAATGCCGATGTAAGGCAAGTCGGAGAGGAGTGGTTGGTACAACAGTGTAAAGAGTTAATTGACTTCGGAGCCCCAGTTTTGCATTTTTATACCATGAGTAATCCTGGTCCTACTCGGAGTATTGTTGAGAAGTTATTCTAA
- a CDS encoding 30S ribosomal protein S16 → MATKIRLQRHGKKGRPFYHLVVADARAPRDGKFIERIGSYNPNTNPATIVLDFEKALDWMNKGAQPTDTARTILSDKGVLYKKHLNGGVKKGAFDEAAADAKFVAWTEANDARISGKKDGLATTKAEAKKIALAAEAKKKEAMAAAIAAKNAPVVEETPAEETEAPAAEETEG, encoded by the coding sequence ATGGCAACTAAAATCAGATTGCAAAGACATGGTAAAAAAGGACGTCCTTTTTACCACTTAGTAGTAGCAGATGCACGCGCACCACGTGATGGTAAATTCATTGAACGTATTGGTTCTTACAACCCAAACACAAACCCAGCGACTATCGTTTTGGATTTTGAAAAAGCTTTGGATTGGATGAATAAAGGTGCTCAACCTACTGACACAGCTCGTACTATCCTTTCGGATAAAGGTGTTTTATACAAAAAACACTTAAATGGTGGTGTTAAAAAAGGTGCATTTGATGAAGCTGCTGCAGATGCTAAATTTGTTGCTTGGACTGAAGCTAATGATGCTAGAATCTCTGGTAAAAAAGATGGTTTAGCAACTACTAAAGCTGAAGCTAAGAAAATTGCATTAGCTGCTGAAGCTAAGAAAAAAGAAGCAATGGCTGCTGCAATTGCTGCTAAAAACGCTCCAGTTGTAGAGGAAACTCCTGCAGAAGAAACTGAAGCTCCAGCTGCAGAAGAAACTGAAGGATAA
- the rimM gene encoding ribosome maturation factor RimM (Essential for efficient processing of 16S rRNA), whose translation MTIEESFYIGYISKTRGLKGELQLFFEFEDYQDLDFDVLFAEVNKKLVPYFVDNIKYQANSTAYLNLEDVDHIDKAQPLVRKKIYLPNDKMPERDPDDFRYTDLIGYIVIDETHGELGKITHVQEMPQQFIATVDFNGKELMFPLNDDLMLGIDSEGQVLEVDLPEGLVELYKEI comes from the coding sequence ATGACCATAGAAGAAAGTTTTTACATCGGTTATATTAGTAAAACTCGCGGACTAAAAGGAGAGCTTCAGCTTTTTTTTGAATTTGAAGATTACCAAGATTTGGACTTTGATGTCCTATTTGCCGAAGTCAATAAAAAATTAGTACCTTACTTTGTAGACAATATCAAGTATCAAGCAAATAGTACAGCATACTTGAACTTAGAAGACGTCGATCATATCGATAAGGCACAACCTTTAGTCCGTAAAAAAATATACCTTCCTAATGATAAAATGCCTGAGCGAGATCCTGATGATTTTAGATATACAGACTTAATCGGGTATATAGTCATTGATGAGACGCATGGTGAGCTTGGCAAAATAACACATGTGCAGGAAATGCCTCAGCAATTTATAGCAACAGTCGATTTCAATGGGAAAGAGCTCATGTTTCCATTAAATGATGATTTAATGTTGGGCATTGATTCTGAAGGCCAAGTTTTAGAGGTAGATCTACCTGAAGGATTAGTCGAATTGTATAAAGAGATTTAA
- a CDS encoding UvrD-helicase domain-containing protein — MSSIAPLKILKASAGSGKTFSLTVHYLTLLLSKENSYREILAVTFTNKATAEMKERILSVLKGLAQGDQARKIDDYRRLLLNQFSHWNTDLIQEKAYRVYRKILHDYSHFTISTIDGFSQKVIRSFTYELNLDAAYKIEMNTSKVRQDLTVMLNQLLDKRPDLLEWIIEYAEKKISNNENWNYRRELTSLANEIFSENFKEFDKHLLSQDSDKVFNTLNKEIETFTKVFLEALREEVKNFTTTFKSLNIDVAELKGKSRNPIYSLSNSTVNVFKQSTTELQKFILKYVDLIDKEDAFLDGKKEVNYPLQQAILPILKNFKILQDKFSTYITYEAFQKNFYYLRLLKEMSDLLAQWRKENNAQLISDAQIQLNKLGLDQHGDPTFIWEKIGNRYQYFLFDEFQDTSRIQWKNYSPLLINALGNASGELSEHLIVGDVKQSIYRWRNGDWRILLEQAEKQVANAFHITNKQDLQEIIESGSLDVNYRSLPNIIHFNNYLFETVPNHIQKLLNEHIADNLDDEGQTWWEEMGYDHMIIKAYEGASQKVPEAKVLDQAQKGSITIKYLEVENNVRRNSQVENQAVASLCQQIEEWITSGRYQANQIGILVRSNKHARLIIHELMNYRNEKQLQFEVISGDALALEANEGIQLLIETLKAFVFSTDKHILYKAKLTHLYHIIQNGKNFDAEIWLKFKENDILNLQEELPSELIENWENWQKLPLVHLVEKLIAVYGLTSLHNPHLPYILAFKDMITNFSVNGERGINQFLTFWDEDGIKAVLPSSGKVDAIEVTTVHKSKGLAYDVVMIPFCSWTLDGMINGNFWIDTAGTALEAIGKAPIKYSSALGQSTLYQKYYEEMVFNYMDALNTFYVATTRAIQHIYISAPAFKQLVDKKTGEIMGMDVKNDLISDIVYQVLGDNKSDFALMDNELHLDHIISREKSDKIEVGKIALQQYPISKELDKAFDKSSQRTINSILLLDKASQYGVMAHEIMSIITTEEEIETIINQYISEGIFTPTEKSAILHEVNQIWQHLQINTWLTGDFKIWNESAIITAKGETLRPDKVFTSEKETIVLDFKFTQSEAFSHQKQVKQYVKTLEELGYKNVKGFLFYAKSNDLVEVIIQAKN, encoded by the coding sequence ATGTCATCGATAGCGCCACTAAAAATATTAAAAGCCTCAGCTGGATCAGGCAAAACATTCAGCTTAACCGTCCACTATTTAACTTTATTACTTTCAAAAGAAAACAGTTATCGCGAAATATTAGCAGTCACTTTCACAAACAAGGCGACAGCCGAGATGAAAGAAAGAATCCTGTCTGTTCTAAAAGGATTAGCGCAAGGGGATCAGGCCAGAAAGATCGATGATTATAGACGCTTGCTCTTGAATCAATTTTCTCATTGGAATACTGATCTGATTCAGGAAAAAGCTTACCGTGTCTACCGTAAAATATTGCATGACTATAGCCACTTCACCATCAGTACCATTGATGGTTTTTCACAAAAAGTGATTAGAAGCTTTACTTATGAACTCAATTTGGATGCAGCATATAAAATAGAGATGAATACGAGTAAGGTAAGGCAAGACCTCACCGTTATGTTAAATCAACTCTTGGATAAACGACCTGATCTATTGGAATGGATTATCGAATATGCTGAAAAGAAAATCTCAAACAATGAAAATTGGAACTATCGCCGTGAATTAACGAGTTTGGCGAATGAAATATTCTCAGAAAACTTTAAAGAGTTTGACAAACACCTCCTATCTCAGGATTCGGATAAAGTGTTCAATACATTAAATAAAGAAATAGAAACCTTCACTAAAGTATTCTTAGAAGCACTGCGTGAAGAAGTTAAAAATTTTACAACAACATTTAAATCCTTAAATATCGATGTCGCAGAATTGAAAGGAAAAAGTAGAAATCCGATATACTCACTTTCCAATTCAACGGTCAATGTATTCAAACAAAGTACAACTGAACTCCAAAAATTCATCCTTAAATATGTTGACCTGATAGATAAGGAAGATGCATTTTTAGATGGTAAAAAAGAAGTCAACTACCCCCTGCAACAAGCAATTTTACCTATTTTAAAAAACTTTAAAATATTACAGGATAAATTTAGCACCTACATCACTTACGAAGCATTCCAAAAGAATTTTTACTACCTACGTCTTTTGAAAGAGATGAGTGATCTGCTGGCACAATGGCGAAAAGAAAACAATGCACAATTAATTTCGGATGCACAGATACAACTGAACAAGCTTGGTCTAGATCAACATGGAGATCCTACCTTCATTTGGGAGAAAATTGGGAATCGCTATCAATACTTCCTATTCGACGAGTTTCAAGATACGTCTCGTATCCAATGGAAAAATTATAGCCCACTCTTAATCAACGCGCTTGGAAATGCTTCAGGGGAACTATCCGAACATTTAATTGTTGGCGATGTAAAACAGAGCATTTACCGTTGGAGAAACGGCGATTGGCGTATTTTACTGGAACAGGCGGAGAAACAAGTGGCAAATGCCTTTCATATTACAAATAAACAGGACCTACAGGAAATAATCGAAAGTGGTTCATTGGATGTGAACTACAGAAGCCTTCCGAATATCATACATTTCAATAATTACCTTTTTGAGACTGTCCCGAACCATATCCAAAAGTTATTAAATGAGCATATCGCCGATAATCTCGATGATGAAGGGCAAACATGGTGGGAGGAAATGGGATATGACCACATGATTATCAAAGCGTATGAAGGTGCTTCCCAAAAAGTTCCAGAAGCAAAAGTCCTAGACCAAGCACAGAAAGGGTCCATCACGATCAAATATCTAGAAGTAGAAAACAATGTGAGAAGAAATTCACAAGTAGAAAATCAGGCGGTGGCTTCCCTATGTCAGCAAATTGAAGAATGGATAACATCGGGCAGATATCAAGCTAATCAAATTGGAATCCTTGTGCGATCAAACAAACATGCTCGTTTGATTATTCATGAATTAATGAATTATAGAAATGAAAAACAATTGCAATTCGAAGTCATCTCTGGCGACGCATTGGCGCTGGAAGCGAATGAAGGAATACAATTATTAATCGAGACATTAAAAGCCTTTGTTTTCAGTACAGACAAACACATTCTATATAAAGCAAAGCTTACTCACCTTTATCATATTATTCAAAATGGCAAAAATTTCGATGCTGAAATTTGGCTTAAATTTAAGGAAAATGATATTCTAAACTTACAAGAAGAACTTCCAAGCGAATTAATTGAAAACTGGGAAAACTGGCAGAAACTTCCCTTAGTCCATTTGGTTGAAAAACTTATAGCGGTCTATGGATTGACCTCATTACACAATCCACACTTACCTTATATTCTAGCATTCAAGGATATGATTACTAATTTCTCCGTAAATGGTGAGCGCGGTATCAATCAATTCTTAACTTTCTGGGATGAAGACGGTATAAAAGCCGTACTCCCCTCTTCGGGTAAGGTAGATGCTATTGAAGTGACCACAGTACATAAATCGAAAGGATTAGCTTATGATGTCGTCATGATTCCATTCTGCAGTTGGACATTAGACGGTATGATCAATGGAAATTTTTGGATAGACACTGCAGGGACAGCACTCGAAGCAATTGGCAAAGCTCCTATCAAGTACTCTTCAGCTCTCGGACAATCGACTCTTTATCAAAAATATTATGAAGAGATGGTCTTCAATTATATGGATGCTTTGAATACATTTTATGTAGCCACCACCCGAGCGATACAACATATTTATATATCAGCACCCGCTTTCAAACAACTTGTTGACAAAAAAACAGGAGAAATCATGGGAATGGATGTAAAAAATGACTTAATCAGTGATATTGTCTACCAAGTATTAGGTGATAATAAGAGTGATTTTGCCCTCATGGATAACGAATTGCATTTAGACCATATTATCTCTCGAGAGAAAAGCGATAAAATTGAAGTCGGAAAGATAGCGTTACAACAATATCCAATTTCAAAGGAGCTGGATAAAGCTTTTGATAAATCTTCTCAGCGGACTATCAATAGTATCTTATTATTAGACAAAGCCTCGCAATATGGCGTCATGGCCCATGAAATCATGTCCATTATTACTACTGAAGAAGAAATTGAGACCATCATCAATCAATACATTTCTGAAGGAATTTTCACGCCAACAGAAAAATCTGCCATTCTCCATGAAGTCAACCAAATATGGCAACATCTACAAATCAATACATGGTTAACGGGTGATTTCAAAATTTGGAACGAATCGGCCATCATTACCGCTAAAGGTGAAACATTACGTCCGGATAAAGTTTTTACTAGTGAAAAGGAAACCATCGTGCTCGACTTTAAGTTTACGCAGAGTGAAGCCTTTTCACATCAAAAACAAGTGAAACAATATGTCAAAACACTGGAAGAATTAGGTTATAAAAATGTAAAAGGATTTTTATTTTACGCCAAATCAAATGATTTAGTAGAGGTTATAATACAAGCAAAAAATTAA
- a CDS encoding DUF2723 domain-containing protein: MNYTKVNNMLGWLCAIMATVVFILTAERTTSWWDTGEFIASAYKLQIVHQPGAPLFLMLQNIFSNFALGNVSQVAFWMNVGSAVCSGLTVLFLFWTITALAKKITYSDNRPLDRNQLIKIMGAGVVGSLAYSFSDTFWYSAVESEVYAMSSLCTAAVFWAILKWEVRANKPQADRWLIVIAYIIGLSIGVHLLNLLVIPAIALIIYFKKTERTTFWGISKAMLIGLGVLALILWGVIQYLIKFAAKFDLFFVNTLGLGFGSGILVFVVLIIGTLIYGIHYSIKKGKAALNTAILATCFILLGYSSFTMVLIRANANPSLNNNDPENVFSFLGYLSREQYESEPLIKGPYFDANPTGVNERIDYRKDSHQYAAIKRSSSYQFDRETIFPRIYSQKPYHQYFYKGYLGIEEGRQANFADNLKFFFNYQIGHMYARYFLWNFVGRQNDQQGNGSLAEGNWLSGIQAIDNLYLGGQSKLSDEMIHNPSRNTYFFLPLLIGIMGALWHFKRNMKDAAVVGLLFVFTGLAIVIYLNQSPLQPRERDYAYAGSFYAFTIWIGLGVFAISEFLKKYINERNATLMATSLCLIAGPLILINQNWDDHNRSEKSLARDVAKNYLETCAPNAILFTYGDHDTFPLWYLQEVEGVRRDVRIVVISYLTSDRYFRQVKSGTYQAAGLPITIPNEKVAKGIRESLPFHDLNLAGSTDIKLLLDFLLSDSNENKLQMRDGQYENFLPTKHFKLAVNKVDVIQNHVVPKEWESEIANHLEWTFNNDYVTRADLGLMSVLVNNNWQRPIYFSTMVPSENLMGLDKYMVNEGFANRLMPIEAKLAEGESLINVDNLYKNIVEKYAWGNIHQATYIDTDTFRFAGMYAEEIFGKAARTLLAQGKTEKARQVAIKAFNQLPQRLYSMSDVTSYADVIDTLYKTGETKFANQLVDRNMKFLSEHMDYYQQLAIDKPDAGLEVRNIKTAIDSVDLYERILAGTREKERYTYVADLGRKYKKMYLGE; encoded by the coding sequence ATGAACTATACGAAAGTGAACAATATGTTAGGCTGGCTATGTGCTATCATGGCAACAGTAGTTTTTATTTTGACAGCCGAAAGAACAACAAGTTGGTGGGACACAGGCGAATTTATTGCCTCAGCTTATAAACTTCAGATTGTTCATCAGCCAGGTGCACCCTTATTTCTTATGTTGCAGAATATATTTTCAAATTTCGCTTTAGGTAATGTATCTCAGGTTGCTTTTTGGATGAATGTAGGGTCGGCTGTCTGTAGTGGTTTAACAGTGTTGTTCTTATTTTGGACCATTACAGCTTTAGCTAAAAAAATCACATATTCCGATAATCGCCCACTTGATAGAAACCAGCTTATTAAAATAATGGGAGCAGGTGTGGTTGGGTCTTTAGCCTATAGTTTCTCCGATACATTTTGGTACTCAGCAGTAGAATCCGAAGTCTATGCTATGTCTTCCTTATGTACAGCAGCGGTGTTTTGGGCCATTCTGAAGTGGGAGGTAAGAGCCAATAAACCGCAAGCAGATCGTTGGCTTATTGTTATTGCTTACATCATTGGACTTTCAATTGGGGTTCATCTATTGAACTTATTGGTTATTCCAGCTATAGCACTCATTATTTATTTTAAGAAAACCGAAAGGACGACTTTCTGGGGGATTAGTAAAGCGATGTTGATTGGACTCGGAGTTCTAGCTCTTATTCTCTGGGGAGTAATCCAATACCTCATTAAGTTTGCCGCCAAATTCGATTTATTCTTTGTCAACACCCTTGGATTAGGATTTGGTTCGGGGATACTGGTTTTTGTGGTATTGATTATAGGAACATTAATTTATGGTATCCATTACTCCATAAAAAAGGGGAAAGCAGCGTTGAATACAGCAATTCTGGCTACTTGTTTTATTTTATTGGGTTATAGCTCTTTCACCATGGTTTTGATTCGGGCCAATGCCAACCCCTCGTTAAACAATAATGATCCCGAAAATGTCTTTTCTTTTTTAGGTTATTTGAGTCGAGAACAGTATGAATCAGAACCGTTAATAAAGGGCCCATACTTTGATGCTAACCCAACAGGTGTGAATGAACGTATTGATTATAGAAAAGACAGTCATCAATACGCAGCAATAAAAAGATCTTCAAGCTATCAATTTGATCGAGAGACCATTTTTCCAAGGATTTATAGTCAAAAACCATATCATCAATATTTTTATAAAGGATATTTAGGCATTGAAGAAGGAAGACAAGCAAATTTTGCTGATAATTTAAAATTCTTTTTTAATTATCAGATAGGGCATATGTATGCGCGATATTTTCTTTGGAACTTTGTCGGGCGGCAAAATGATCAACAAGGGAACGGATCATTAGCAGAAGGAAACTGGTTGTCGGGTATTCAAGCGATTGATAATTTGTACTTAGGGGGACAATCTAAATTATCGGATGAAATGATTCATAATCCCTCTCGGAATACCTATTTCTTCCTCCCCTTATTAATAGGGATCATGGGAGCCTTATGGCATTTTAAACGGAATATGAAAGATGCAGCTGTCGTTGGTTTGTTATTTGTTTTTACAGGCTTGGCTATTGTTATTTATCTAAATCAATCCCCTTTGCAACCACGTGAACGAGATTATGCCTATGCAGGATCATTTTATGCCTTCACCATATGGATTGGTTTGGGGGTGTTTGCTATTTCGGAATTTCTCAAAAAATATATAAACGAAAGAAATGCAACGCTGATGGCAACATCATTATGTCTTATTGCCGGTCCCTTGATACTTATTAATCAAAATTGGGATGATCATAATCGATCGGAGAAATCATTGGCAAGAGATGTCGCAAAAAATTATTTGGAAACCTGCGCCCCCAATGCTATTCTATTTACTTATGGCGATCATGATACTTTTCCACTATGGTATTTACAGGAAGTAGAAGGTGTACGACGAGATGTGAGAATAGTAGTGATTAGTTATTTGACTTCCGATAGGTATTTCCGCCAAGTGAAAAGTGGAACTTATCAAGCCGCAGGACTACCTATAACCATTCCGAATGAAAAGGTTGCTAAAGGAATTCGTGAATCTTTGCCTTTCCATGACCTGAATTTGGCGGGTTCTACAGATATTAAATTATTGTTGGATTTTTTATTATCCGATAGTAATGAGAATAAACTTCAAATGCGAGATGGGCAATATGAAAACTTCTTGCCAACAAAGCATTTTAAACTTGCTGTCAATAAAGTTGATGTCATTCAAAACCATGTCGTACCCAAAGAATGGGAAAGTGAAATAGCAAATCATCTGGAGTGGACTTTTAATAATGATTACGTGACACGGGCAGACTTAGGCTTAATGTCTGTTCTTGTCAATAATAATTGGCAAAGGCCAATTTATTTTTCCACTATGGTCCCAAGTGAAAATTTGATGGGATTGGATAAATATATGGTAAATGAAGGGTTTGCCAATCGTTTGATGCCCATAGAAGCAAAACTTGCTGAAGGTGAATCCTTAATAAATGTGGATAATCTGTATAAGAATATTGTTGAAAAATATGCTTGGGGAAATATTCATCAAGCTACTTATATCGATACAGACACCTTTCGTTTTGCCGGCATGTATGCAGAGGAAATTTTCGGAAAAGCAGCAAGAACACTACTTGCACAAGGGAAAACGGAAAAAGCTCGACAAGTAGCTATAAAAGCATTTAACCAATTACCGCAACGATTATATAGTATGTCTGATGTGACGAGCTATGCCGATGTTATTGATACACTTTATAAGACAGGAGAGACAAAATTTGCTAATCAGCTAGTTGATCGTAATATGAAGTTTTTAAGCGAGCATATGGACTATTATCAACAGCTGGCCATAGATAAGCCAGATGCGGGTTTGGAAGTTCGCAATATAAAAACAGCTATTGACTCTGTCGATTTATACGAAAGAATACTTGCAGGTACAAGAGAAAAAGAACGTTATACCTATGTGGCTGATCTGGGGCGAAAGTACAAGAAGATGTATCTCGGAGAGTGA